A single region of the Solwaraspora sp. WMMD406 genome encodes:
- a CDS encoding sugar ABC transporter permease — MSATRAAPPPAPPPSSRSRPGAPAHPQRTPGRTTLTWRDRLHRFDMRYMPYILISPFFLLFIAFGLFPIIFNGVVALRHWRLDNADLTGWAGLANFERLLTDDRFWNALYNTFGIFLLSTVPQLFLALIIASLLNRKLRAQTWFRVGILLPYITPITASTLLFAVFFARDFGIANWVLDVLNLRGEAPIDWRSTKTASWIAIATMVNWKWIGYNALIYLAAMQSIPRDIYEAAAVDGAGPWRQLWRITVPMIRPVVVFTVILSTIGGLQLFTEPMLFEQNSQAATGGSNGQFQTIAQLIYKVGWKDLNLGYAAAMSWALFLIIVIIAVVNALVANRLGGGRK, encoded by the coding sequence ATGTCCGCTACGCGTGCCGCACCGCCGCCCGCACCGCCGCCGTCGTCGCGCTCGCGCCCCGGCGCACCCGCTCATCCGCAGCGAACCCCCGGCCGCACCACCCTGACCTGGCGAGACCGGCTGCACCGCTTCGACATGCGGTACATGCCGTACATCCTGATCTCCCCGTTCTTCCTCCTCTTCATCGCCTTCGGGCTCTTCCCGATCATCTTCAACGGCGTGGTGGCGCTGCGGCACTGGCGGCTGGACAACGCCGACCTGACCGGCTGGGCCGGGCTGGCGAACTTCGAGCGGCTGCTCACCGACGACCGGTTCTGGAACGCGCTCTACAACACGTTCGGCATCTTCCTGCTCTCCACCGTGCCGCAACTGTTCCTGGCGTTGATCATCGCGTCGCTACTCAACCGCAAGCTGCGCGCGCAAACCTGGTTCCGGGTCGGCATCCTGCTGCCGTACATCACCCCGATCACCGCGTCGACCCTGCTCTTCGCGGTCTTCTTCGCCCGCGACTTCGGCATCGCCAACTGGGTGCTCGACGTGCTCAACCTGCGCGGCGAGGCGCCGATCGACTGGCGCTCCACCAAGACCGCCTCCTGGATCGCGATCGCCACGATGGTCAACTGGAAGTGGATCGGCTACAACGCGCTGATCTACCTCGCCGCGATGCAGTCGATCCCCCGCGACATCTACGAAGCGGCCGCGGTAGACGGCGCGGGCCCGTGGCGGCAGCTCTGGCGGATCACCGTACCGATGATCCGGCCGGTGGTGGTCTTCACCGTCATCCTGTCCACCATCGGCGGGCTGCAACTGTTCACCGAGCCGATGCTGTTCGAACAGAACTCGCAGGCGGCCACCGGCGGATCCAACGGCCAGTTCCAGACCATCGCCCAACTGATCTACAAGGTCGGCTGGAAGGACCTCAACCTCGGCTACGCCGCCGCGATGTCCTGGGCACTGTTCCTGATCATCGTGATCATCGCGGTCGTCAACGCGCTGGTCGCCAACCGACTCGGCGGGGGGCGCAAATGA
- a CDS encoding LacI family DNA-binding transcriptional regulator gives MKRPTIADIARRAGVSKGAVSYALNGQPGVSEATRQRILAIAAEIGFNPNSAARALSGASANAVGLALSRPARILGIEPFFMELISGVEAELSARSYALTLQVVADPDAEIAVYRRWWGERRVDGVFLCDLRVDDHRVPALERLQLPAVVIGGPAYTGSLASVWSDDAAALVETVKYLAALGHRRIARVGGLPGLLHTEIRAAAFTDVCRELGLVDCVTVASDYTGEEGARVTRRMLSTSARPTAMIYDNDVMAIAGLAVAQEMGLSVPGDLSIIAWDDSPLCQLVHPPLTAVSRDIPAYGARAARQLLSAIAGQQITTYQDETPHLTPRGSTAPPQRG, from the coding sequence GTGAAACGGCCGACCATCGCCGACATCGCCCGCCGCGCGGGCGTCTCGAAGGGCGCGGTCTCGTACGCGCTCAACGGCCAGCCCGGCGTCTCCGAAGCGACCCGGCAGCGCATCCTCGCCATCGCCGCCGAGATCGGCTTCAATCCCAACAGCGCGGCCCGCGCGCTGTCCGGCGCGAGTGCCAACGCGGTCGGTCTGGCCCTGAGCCGGCCAGCCCGCATCCTGGGCATCGAACCGTTCTTCATGGAGCTGATCAGCGGGGTCGAGGCGGAGTTGTCGGCCCGCTCGTACGCCCTGACGTTGCAGGTGGTGGCCGACCCCGACGCCGAGATCGCGGTCTACCGGCGTTGGTGGGGTGAACGTCGGGTGGACGGTGTCTTCCTGTGCGACCTGCGGGTCGACGACCACCGGGTGCCCGCCCTGGAACGACTGCAGCTCCCGGCGGTGGTGATCGGTGGACCGGCGTACACCGGTTCGCTGGCCAGCGTGTGGTCCGACGACGCGGCCGCGCTGGTCGAGACCGTCAAGTACCTCGCCGCGCTCGGCCATCGCCGGATCGCCCGGGTCGGCGGGCTGCCGGGGCTGCTGCACACCGAGATCCGGGCCGCCGCGTTCACCGACGTCTGCCGCGAGCTCGGCCTGGTCGACTGTGTGACGGTGGCCTCGGACTACACCGGCGAAGAGGGGGCGCGGGTGACCCGACGGATGCTCAGCACGTCGGCCCGGCCCACCGCGATGATCTACGACAATGACGTGATGGCGATCGCCGGCTTGGCGGTGGCTCAGGAGATGGGGTTGTCGGTGCCCGGCGATCTGTCGATCATCGCCTGGGACGATTCCCCCCTCTGCCAGCTCGTGCATCCGCCGCTGACCGCGGTGAGCCGGGACATCCCGGCGTACGGCGCACGGGCCGCCCGGCAGTTGCTGTCGGCGATCGCTGGCCAGCAGATCACGACATATCAGGACGAGACCCCTCATCTCACCCCGCGCGGCAGCACCGCGCCGCCGCAGCGCGGTTGA
- the glyA gene encoding serine hydroxymethyltransferase produces MHVPQIPQLTATDPDLAALIEGEARRQHDKLRMIASENYVSTAVLEASGSVLTNKYSEGYPGRRYYEGQQFVDPVETLAIERAKAVFGAAHANVQPYSGSPANLAVYLAFLSPGDTVMGMALPMGGHLTHGWSVSATGKWFNSVRYNVSRDTGLIDFDEVRDVARRERPKVIFCGGTAVPRTIDFPAFAEIAREVGAVLAADIAHIAGLVAGGAHPSPVGHADVVTTTTHKTLRGPRGAMILTTEEYAAAIDKAVFPGLQGGPHNHTTAGIAVALREAQSEDFRRYAHQVVANAKALAAALVDRGFDLISGGTDNHLILADLTGKGVAGKPAAQALDRAGIELNYNTVPYDPRKPFDPSGIRLGTGALTTRGLTEAQMPQVAAWMDDAVTAAVKDDEAALDRIAGEVADLLAGYPMPGYAG; encoded by the coding sequence GTGCACGTACCGCAGATCCCGCAGTTGACCGCCACCGATCCCGACCTCGCCGCGCTGATCGAGGGCGAGGCCCGCCGTCAGCACGACAAGCTCCGGATGATCGCGTCGGAGAACTACGTCTCCACCGCCGTCCTCGAAGCCAGCGGAAGCGTCCTGACCAACAAGTACTCGGAGGGCTACCCCGGCCGGCGCTACTACGAGGGGCAGCAGTTCGTCGACCCGGTCGAGACGCTCGCCATCGAGCGGGCCAAGGCGGTGTTCGGGGCGGCGCACGCCAACGTACAGCCGTACTCCGGATCCCCCGCGAACCTCGCCGTCTACCTGGCCTTCCTCTCCCCGGGCGACACCGTGATGGGGATGGCGCTGCCGATGGGGGGGCACCTCACCCACGGCTGGTCGGTCTCGGCCACCGGCAAGTGGTTCAACTCGGTCCGCTACAACGTCTCCCGGGACACCGGCCTGATCGACTTCGACGAGGTCCGCGACGTGGCCCGCCGGGAACGACCGAAGGTGATCTTCTGCGGTGGCACGGCGGTCCCCCGGACCATCGACTTCCCGGCCTTCGCCGAGATCGCCCGTGAGGTCGGCGCGGTGCTGGCCGCGGACATCGCGCACATCGCCGGCCTGGTCGCCGGTGGCGCGCACCCGTCGCCGGTCGGGCACGCCGACGTCGTCACCACCACCACGCACAAGACGCTGCGCGGCCCGCGCGGCGCGATGATCCTGACGACCGAGGAGTACGCCGCCGCGATCGACAAGGCGGTCTTTCCCGGCCTGCAGGGCGGCCCGCACAACCACACCACCGCCGGCATCGCCGTCGCGTTGCGGGAGGCGCAGAGCGAGGACTTCCGCCGGTACGCCCACCAGGTGGTCGCCAACGCGAAGGCGCTGGCCGCCGCGCTGGTCGACCGGGGCTTCGACCTGATCTCCGGCGGCACCGACAACCACCTGATCCTGGCCGACCTGACCGGCAAGGGGGTCGCCGGCAAGCCGGCCGCCCAGGCCCTGGACCGCGCCGGCATCGAGCTCAACTACAACACCGTGCCGTACGACCCGCGCAAGCCGTTCGACCCGTCCGGGATTCGGCTGGGCACCGGCGCACTCACCACCCGGGGCCTCACCGAGGCCCAGATGCCGCAGGTCGCGGCGTGGATGGACGACGCGGTGACGGCGGCGGTCAAGGACGACGAGGCCGCGCTGGACCGGATCGCCGGCGAGGTGGCCGACCTGCTGGCCGGCTACCCGATGCCCGGCTACGCCGGCTGA
- a CDS encoding DUF1540 domain-containing protein, which yields MTAMMEMPRVQECTAIDCAYNQHEGCHAFAITIGTEADHASCTTFFDISTKGGLDAVIAQVGACKRADCRFNAELECRAPAIRVGPSRDMADCMTYEPA from the coding sequence ATGACCGCGATGATGGAGATGCCACGGGTGCAGGAGTGCACCGCCATCGACTGTGCGTACAACCAGCACGAAGGCTGTCACGCCTTCGCCATCACCATCGGTACGGAGGCCGACCACGCCAGTTGCACCACCTTCTTCGATATCTCGACCAAGGGCGGGCTCGACGCCGTGATTGCCCAGGTCGGCGCGTGCAAACGGGCCGACTGCCGGTTCAACGCCGAGTTGGAGTGCCGGGCCCCCGCCATCCGGGTCGGCCCGAGCCGGGACATGGCCGACTGCATGACGTACGAGCCGGCCTGA
- a CDS encoding GNAT family N-acetyltransferase has protein sequence MTAADAAEVLAIYQAGLDTGLASFETVAPDWATFDAGRLPRHRWVATGAGDDDRVLGWIAVTPVSTRPVYAGVVEHSVYVAESARGLGVGRLLLDAAIGSTEAAGIWTIQSGVFPENATSLALHAHAGFRTVGTRHRIARRDGQWRDVVLLERRSPLID, from the coding sequence ATGACCGCCGCCGACGCCGCCGAGGTGTTGGCGATCTACCAGGCCGGGTTGGACACCGGTCTGGCGAGCTTCGAGACGGTCGCGCCGGACTGGGCGACGTTCGACGCCGGGCGGTTGCCGCGGCACCGGTGGGTGGCGACCGGGGCCGGCGACGACGACCGGGTGCTCGGCTGGATCGCGGTCACCCCCGTGTCGACCCGGCCGGTCTACGCCGGAGTGGTCGAGCACTCGGTCTACGTCGCCGAGTCCGCGCGCGGGCTGGGCGTCGGGCGGCTGCTCCTAGACGCCGCGATCGGCTCGACCGAGGCCGCCGGGATCTGGACCATCCAGTCCGGAGTGTTCCCGGAGAACGCGACGAGCCTGGCCCTGCACGCCCACGCCGGATTCCGCACGGTCGGCACCCGGCACCGGATCGCCCGCCGCGACGGCCAGTGGCGCGACGTGGTGCTGCTGGAACGGCGTAGCCCGCTGATCGACTGA
- a CDS encoding carbohydrate ABC transporter permease yields MGRAPASTPGSFWNYLFLSLVILFSAFPLYWMVVIASGTDADLAKIPPQLLPGGQLLTNLNEVFTLRNVYFAQSLGNSFIVSTIVTFSVLFFCSLAGFAFAKLRFKGRNALMVVVVLTLTVPNQLGVVALYILMGELGWNGTLVAVIVPGLVTAFGVFYMRQFILEAVPDELIEAGRIDGASTMRIYWSVVLPAVRPAMAVLGLLTFVATWNDFQWPLITLGGTYYPTSMVALSDLASGNYVLYRRVLAGAFVATIPLLIMLFIGGRQIVRGIMEGAVKN; encoded by the coding sequence ATGGGCCGGGCCCCGGCCAGTACACCGGGCAGCTTCTGGAACTACCTGTTCCTCAGCCTGGTCATCCTGTTCTCCGCCTTCCCTCTCTACTGGATGGTGGTCATCGCCAGCGGCACCGACGCCGACCTGGCGAAGATCCCGCCGCAGCTGCTACCCGGCGGCCAACTGCTCACCAACCTCAACGAGGTCTTCACCCTCCGCAACGTCTACTTCGCCCAGTCGCTGGGCAACAGCTTCATCGTCTCCACGATCGTGACGTTCTCGGTGCTGTTCTTCTGCTCACTGGCCGGATTCGCCTTCGCCAAGCTGCGCTTCAAGGGTCGCAACGCGCTGATGGTCGTTGTGGTGCTCACCCTCACCGTGCCCAACCAGCTCGGCGTCGTCGCCCTCTACATCCTGATGGGCGAGCTCGGCTGGAACGGCACCCTGGTCGCGGTCATCGTGCCCGGCCTGGTCACCGCGTTCGGCGTGTTCTACATGCGACAGTTCATCCTCGAAGCCGTACCCGACGAACTGATCGAGGCCGGCCGCATCGACGGCGCCAGCACCATGCGGATCTACTGGAGCGTCGTGCTGCCCGCCGTTCGCCCGGCGATGGCCGTCCTCGGCCTACTTACCTTCGTGGCCACCTGGAACGACTTCCAGTGGCCGCTGATCACCCTCGGCGGCACCTACTATCCGACCTCGATGGTGGCCCTGTCCGACCTGGCCAGCGGTAACTACGTGCTCTACCGGCGGGTGCTCGCCGGCGCGTTCGTGGCGACCATCCCGCTACTGATCATGCTCTTCATCGGCGGCCGGCAGATCGTCCGGGGAATCATGGAAGGCGCCGTCAAGAACTGA
- a CDS encoding 2-hydroxyacid dehydrogenase: MKVWIPHQQGRELLGRLSEEVTVEVMTDPTRLPSDPAGVRFWVPPFLARPGVAELAGKLPDLRVVQLLSAGADAWAGRLPEQVTLCDARGVHDSSTAEWVATAVLTHVRDFAGFVRAQSHRQWSYETFAPTDEVAGKRILIVGAGSIGAAVRSRLAPFEVEFTLVARNARPAEQVHAVTELPRLLPYADIVVLLVPLTAATRGLVDAAFLATMRDGSLLVNAARGPVVDTAALTAELATGRISAVLDVTDPEPLPADHPLWSFSNVVISPHIAGSVRGLLARAYGLAERQIRRFVAGDELRNVVTEGY; encoded by the coding sequence GTGAAGGTCTGGATCCCCCACCAGCAGGGCCGCGAACTCCTCGGACGGTTATCCGAGGAGGTGACGGTCGAGGTGATGACCGACCCCACCCGGTTGCCCTCCGACCCGGCCGGAGTCCGATTCTGGGTGCCGCCGTTCCTGGCCCGACCGGGGGTCGCCGAGCTCGCCGGCAAACTGCCGGACCTGCGGGTGGTCCAGTTGCTTTCCGCCGGGGCCGACGCGTGGGCGGGGCGGTTGCCGGAGCAGGTGACGCTCTGCGACGCGCGCGGGGTGCACGACTCGTCCACCGCCGAGTGGGTGGCCACCGCGGTTCTGACCCATGTGCGGGATTTCGCCGGGTTCGTCCGGGCGCAGAGTCACCGCCAATGGTCGTACGAGACGTTCGCCCCGACCGACGAGGTGGCCGGCAAACGGATTCTCATCGTCGGCGCCGGGTCGATCGGGGCGGCGGTACGGTCCCGGCTGGCACCGTTCGAGGTCGAGTTCACCCTGGTGGCCCGCAACGCCCGGCCGGCGGAGCAGGTGCACGCGGTCACCGAGTTGCCGCGACTGTTGCCGTACGCGGACATCGTGGTGTTGCTCGTGCCGCTCACCGCCGCGACCCGCGGCCTGGTCGACGCGGCGTTCCTAGCCACGATGCGCGACGGTTCGCTACTTGTCAACGCGGCGCGTGGCCCGGTGGTGGACACGGCGGCGCTCACCGCCGAACTGGCCACCGGTCGGATCTCGGCGGTGCTGGACGTCACCGATCCCGAGCCATTGCCCGCCGATCATCCACTATGGTCATTCTCGAACGTGGTGATCAGCCCGCACATCGCCGGCTCGGTCCGTGGGCTACTGGCCCGGGCGTACGGGCTGGCGGAGCGGCAGATCCGCCGGTTCGTGGCCGGAGACGAGCTGCGGAACGTGGTGACCGAGGGCTACTGA
- a CDS encoding GGDEF domain-containing phosphodiesterase produces the protein MSPDNPDIPAGVAGRRAVRTLVAANRRRRFASTRNRMPGRFVVPGAGGADGIACALPPPAKATLAVPEAFPASPEFRPASSAPSGPPPYHPDGGDARRSRTDPSSPRTDPHWSRRRHRAPSSGLTGVFTAARSAGRGAIGLAGVAATILLACCTVALVGLTLGVADLLPPVVALVGAASIGVSGPTWWLLRIASTAHRRTGDFRACRGAGLVAFATLLGTGTCCVAVFAPADIRADIALSGLVPTLLGYLAGILLLPAAADGSAVRLRRLVDGVSLGVSLTFVGWLLRPVGELPVVALVAGVGAIGVVSVIAVTALSVIRQHRAVLLCGGGAIAAVLGLTASTILFAYAAAPWTWCVAMAPVVVGVTAVACGVGRGTWPVRAAGRTAGGVGGGTAGGGAPRGPLSAYPLLTIPAVVATVAAVYHLVTVGGFDRTSILLGLAVIPTLVIREMMAAADVRAFARRLSAQEAHFRSLVSGGNDLTLIVGDDRRVRWQSPAAARLFGLADADVVGRTFDDLMHPEDAAEVAAALSAVVAGRISATGRTPLVTARLRDGYGRWRDTESTITDQRGAPEVAALVVHVRDVGERLHLERRLHKLGFTDQLTGLANRRELARQIAAARDVAGYPGTLLIIDLHGLSGTPGPHGREPHEVRHTREVSDAVSIEVGRRLRDSVDPDDVVARLGGDEFAVITVGGPMLAYGTGARLIAALREPCQLPGSVVHLRASIGMADVSGGDGVDDVLRRADLARRRARQLGGNRIEWYDSYLEEQLVRRLDLERELPGAAERGELDVVYQPVLDLGDGQPVGVEALLRWRNPALGTVLPAEVLAVARDLSLLTHIGGWLRATACRQVASWAREGHQLWLSVNVSPMELAAPDFAADLASTLAATGIPPHGLIVEVSESLVTEALVAEEQPRIVVALADLRARGIRVALDDFGAGQAPIAQLRRLPLDILKIDRSLVTDAAAGTDPNRPTMEVVVGLGRRLGLELVAEGLETVRQVGQARAAGCRYGQGYALARPAPAERTEAYIAEFQAPSY, from the coding sequence GTGTCACCCGACAATCCTGACATCCCGGCGGGCGTCGCCGGGCGGCGGGCGGTGCGTACGCTCGTGGCGGCGAACCGGCGGCGTCGGTTCGCGTCGACCCGTAACCGGATGCCGGGTCGCTTCGTTGTGCCGGGTGCGGGCGGAGCCGATGGCATCGCCTGTGCCCTGCCCCCTCCCGCGAAGGCGACCCTGGCCGTGCCCGAGGCGTTCCCCGCATCACCCGAGTTCCGTCCCGCGTCGTCAGCTCCGTCCGGTCCGCCCCCGTACCACCCCGACGGCGGCGACGCGCGCCGGTCCCGTACGGACCCGTCCTCGCCCCGTACGGACCCGCACTGGTCCCGACGGCGGCACCGAGCGCCGTCCAGTGGCCTGACCGGCGTGTTCACCGCTGCCCGCTCCGCCGGGCGCGGCGCCATCGGGCTCGCCGGTGTCGCCGCGACGATCCTGCTGGCCTGCTGCACCGTCGCGCTCGTCGGACTCACCCTTGGTGTCGCCGATCTGCTGCCCCCGGTGGTGGCCCTGGTGGGGGCGGCGTCGATCGGGGTGTCCGGGCCGACCTGGTGGTTGCTGCGGATCGCGTCGACCGCGCATCGACGGACCGGTGACTTCCGGGCCTGCCGGGGCGCCGGCCTCGTCGCGTTCGCCACCCTGCTCGGCACCGGCACCTGTTGCGTCGCCGTGTTCGCCCCGGCCGACATCCGCGCCGACATCGCGCTCAGCGGGCTCGTCCCCACGTTGCTCGGCTACCTCGCGGGCATCCTGCTCCTGCCGGCCGCCGCCGACGGCTCGGCGGTCCGGCTGCGTCGGCTGGTGGACGGGGTGAGCCTGGGCGTCAGTCTCACCTTCGTCGGATGGCTGCTGCGCCCGGTCGGTGAGCTGCCGGTGGTGGCGCTCGTGGCCGGCGTCGGCGCGATCGGCGTGGTGTCGGTCATCGCGGTCACCGCGCTGAGCGTGATCCGTCAGCACCGAGCCGTGCTGCTCTGCGGCGGCGGGGCGATCGCGGCGGTGCTGGGACTGACCGCGTCGACGATCCTGTTCGCGTACGCGGCCGCGCCGTGGACCTGGTGCGTGGCCATGGCACCGGTCGTCGTCGGAGTGACCGCCGTCGCCTGTGGCGTCGGCCGGGGCACCTGGCCGGTCCGGGCCGCCGGTAGAACCGCCGGTGGCGTTGGCGGTGGCACCGCCGGAGGTGGTGCGCCGCGCGGCCCGCTGTCGGCGTATCCACTGTTGACCATCCCTGCGGTCGTCGCCACGGTGGCGGCCGTCTACCACCTCGTGACGGTGGGCGGGTTCGACCGGACGTCGATCCTGCTCGGACTGGCGGTGATCCCCACCCTGGTGATCCGGGAGATGATGGCCGCCGCCGACGTGCGCGCCTTCGCCCGGCGACTGAGCGCTCAGGAAGCCCACTTCCGGTCCCTGGTCTCCGGCGGCAACGACCTGACCCTCATCGTCGGTGACGACCGACGGGTCCGCTGGCAGTCGCCGGCCGCCGCCCGGCTGTTCGGGCTCGCCGACGCCGACGTGGTCGGCCGGACCTTCGACGACCTGATGCATCCCGAGGACGCCGCCGAGGTCGCCGCCGCGCTGAGCGCGGTGGTGGCCGGCCGGATCTCGGCCACCGGTCGGACTCCGCTGGTCACCGCCCGGCTACGCGACGGGTACGGCCGTTGGCGCGACACCGAGTCGACCATCACCGACCAGCGGGGGGCACCGGAGGTCGCCGCCCTGGTGGTGCACGTACGGGACGTGGGGGAGCGGTTGCACCTGGAACGCCGGCTGCACAAGTTGGGGTTCACCGACCAGCTCACCGGGTTGGCGAACCGCCGTGAGCTGGCGCGCCAGATCGCCGCCGCCCGCGACGTCGCCGGGTACCCCGGCACGTTGCTGATCATCGATCTGCACGGGCTGTCCGGCACTCCCGGTCCACACGGGCGGGAACCACACGAGGTACGGCACACCCGGGAGGTGAGCGACGCGGTTTCGATCGAGGTCGGCCGCCGACTGCGCGACTCGGTCGATCCGGACGACGTGGTGGCCCGGCTCGGCGGCGACGAGTTCGCGGTGATCACCGTGGGTGGGCCGATGCTGGCGTACGGCACCGGTGCGCGGCTGATCGCCGCGTTGCGCGAGCCCTGCCAGCTGCCGGGGTCGGTGGTGCACCTGCGGGCGAGCATCGGGATGGCCGACGTGTCCGGCGGTGACGGGGTCGACGACGTGTTGCGCCGCGCCGACCTGGCCCGCCGCCGGGCCCGGCAGCTGGGCGGCAACCGGATCGAGTGGTACGACTCCTATCTGGAGGAGCAGCTGGTCCGCCGCCTCGACCTGGAACGCGAACTGCCCGGCGCGGCCGAGCGCGGTGAGCTGGACGTGGTCTACCAGCCGGTGCTGGACCTCGGCGACGGACAGCCGGTCGGCGTCGAAGCGCTGCTGCGCTGGCGTAACCCGGCGCTCGGGACGGTGCTGCCCGCGGAGGTGCTGGCGGTGGCCCGGGACCTGTCGCTGCTGACGCACATCGGTGGTTGGCTGCGGGCGACGGCCTGTCGGCAGGTGGCTTCCTGGGCCAGGGAGGGGCACCAGCTGTGGCTGTCGGTCAACGTGTCTCCGATGGAGTTGGCGGCTCCTGACTTCGCCGCCGACCTGGCGTCGACACTCGCCGCCACCGGGATCCCGCCGCACGGCCTGATTGTCGAGGTGTCCGAGTCCCTGGTGACCGAGGCGCTGGTCGCCGAGGAGCAGCCCAGGATCGTCGTCGCGCTGGCGGACCTGCGGGCCCGGGGGATCCGGGTCGCCCTGGACGACTTCGGGGCCGGTCAGGCGCCGATCGCCCAGCTCCGCCGGCTGCCGCTGGACATCCTGAAGATCGATCGATCGTTGGTCACCGACGCGGCGGCCGGAACGGACCCGAACCGGCCGACGATGGAGGTCGTGGTCGGCCTGGGGCGACGGCTGGGATTGGAGCTCGTCGCCGAGGGCCTGGAAACGGTCCGCCAGGTCGGTCAGGCGCGGGCGGCCGGCTGCCGCTACGGCCAGGGGTACGCCCTGGCCCGCCCCGCACCAGCGGAGCGGACCGAGGCGTACATCGCGGAGTTCCAGGCGCCGTCGTACTGA
- a CDS encoding extracellular solute-binding protein — protein sequence MLLVAGCSGEPGGGDDDGTTLTIAFWGDFGLDDLKAAYEAENPGVRINLNSGEYNAQHEDLQKKLIAGSGAADIAAIDEGFVVQFREQADKFVNLLDQGAGQYEDRYLDWKWQQTLSADGSTQIGLGTDVGGLAMCYRTDLFAAAGLPTDRDEVSALWPDWESFIATGEEYVAASGKKFVDSATNIFNPVLGQQPVGLFDTSDTLAMDGGPKVAFDTAAAVVGAGLSANLAAFSPEWNNGFVNGDFAVLACPAWMMGHIQNTAPDTAGKWDVAAIPGGGGNWGGSFLTIPAQGANVDEAYKFLEWLIQPEQQIEIFKKVGNLPSQPALYEDPAIVEFSNPFFSDAPVGQIFSETAANLTPQYLGRKNGPVRVAVENVLNRLQSGDLEGKPDEAWTEAVAEAEKATNA from the coding sequence GTGCTTCTGGTCGCCGGCTGCAGTGGCGAACCCGGCGGCGGCGACGACGACGGCACCACCCTGACGATCGCGTTCTGGGGTGACTTCGGCCTCGACGACCTCAAGGCCGCGTACGAGGCGGAGAACCCCGGCGTCCGGATCAACCTCAATTCGGGGGAGTACAACGCCCAGCATGAGGACCTGCAGAAGAAGCTCATCGCCGGCTCGGGGGCCGCCGACATCGCCGCCATCGACGAAGGCTTCGTCGTCCAGTTCCGCGAACAGGCCGACAAGTTCGTCAACCTGCTGGACCAGGGCGCCGGCCAGTACGAGGACCGCTACCTGGACTGGAAGTGGCAGCAGACCCTCTCCGCCGACGGTTCCACCCAGATCGGTCTCGGCACCGACGTCGGCGGCCTGGCCATGTGCTACCGCACCGACCTGTTCGCCGCCGCCGGGCTGCCGACCGACCGCGACGAGGTCTCCGCGCTCTGGCCGGACTGGGAATCCTTCATCGCCACCGGTGAGGAGTACGTGGCGGCCAGCGGCAAGAAGTTCGTCGACTCCGCCACCAACATCTTCAACCCGGTCCTCGGCCAGCAGCCGGTCGGCCTCTTCGACACCAGCGACACCCTCGCCATGGACGGCGGCCCCAAGGTCGCCTTCGACACCGCCGCCGCCGTGGTCGGTGCCGGACTGTCGGCCAACCTCGCGGCCTTCTCCCCGGAATGGAACAACGGCTTCGTCAACGGCGACTTCGCCGTACTGGCGTGCCCCGCCTGGATGATGGGCCACATCCAGAACACCGCGCCGGACACCGCCGGCAAATGGGACGTGGCGGCGATCCCCGGTGGCGGCGGCAACTGGGGCGGTTCGTTCCTCACGATCCCGGCGCAGGGCGCCAACGTCGACGAGGCGTACAAGTTCCTGGAGTGGCTGATCCAGCCGGAGCAGCAGATCGAGATCTTCAAGAAGGTCGGCAACCTGCCGTCGCAGCCGGCACTCTACGAAGACCCTGCGATCGTCGAGTTCTCCAACCCGTTCTTCAGCGACGCCCCGGTCGGCCAGATCTTCTCCGAAACCGCGGCCAACCTCACCCCGCAGTACCTCGGCCGCAAGAACGGCCCGGTCCGGGTGGCGGTGGAGAACGTCCTCAACCGACTGCAGAGCGGTGACCTGGAAGGCAAGCCCGACGAGGCATGGACGGAAGCCGTCGCGGAAGCCGAGAAGGCGACGAACGCGTAA